From a region of the Synechococcus sp. RS9916 genome:
- the purH gene encoding bifunctional phosphoribosylaminoimidazolecarboxamide formyltransferase/IMP cyclohydrolase yields the protein MAPFALLSVSNKTGLVPLAEALHRQHGYQLLSSGGTAKVLQEAGLPVTKVAEHTGAPEILGGRVKTLHPRVHGGILAKREDASHRADLEQQHIPLIDLVVVNLYPFRETVARPDVTWDQAIENIDIGGPAMVRAAAKNHADVAVLTSPDQYDHVLEALQGSGGGVPADLRRQLALEAFQHTAAYDTAISTWMGAQVETDAAPWLDAVPLRQTLRYGENPHQQARWYSQPKQGWGGALQLQGKELSTNNLLDLEAALATVREFGFGVDGRHPAQQPAAVVVKHTNPCGVAVGDGVAHALTRALDADRVSAFGGIVAINGEVDAAAARELTSLFLECVVAPGFTAEARELLAAKANLRLLELAPAAIDAAGHNHVRSILGGVLVQDLDDQPIDPTSWTVATQRPPTDQERADLQFAWQLVRHVRSNAIVVAKGGQSLGVGAGQMNRVGSARLALEAAGDQVKGAVLASDGFFPFDDTVRLAASHGITAVIHPGGSMRDADSIKACDELGLAMLLTGRRHFLH from the coding sequence ATGGCACCTTTCGCGCTGCTGAGTGTCTCCAACAAAACGGGCCTGGTGCCTTTAGCGGAGGCTTTGCATCGTCAGCATGGCTATCAGCTGTTGTCCAGCGGCGGTACGGCCAAGGTGCTTCAAGAGGCCGGCTTGCCTGTGACCAAGGTGGCGGAACACACAGGAGCACCTGAGATCCTGGGAGGACGCGTCAAGACGCTGCATCCACGGGTGCACGGCGGCATCCTGGCCAAGCGTGAAGACGCCTCCCATCGCGCCGATCTCGAGCAGCAGCACATTCCGCTGATTGACCTGGTGGTGGTCAATCTCTATCCCTTCAGGGAAACGGTGGCTCGGCCCGATGTCACCTGGGATCAGGCGATCGAAAATATTGATATCGGTGGTCCGGCCATGGTGCGGGCTGCAGCCAAAAACCACGCTGATGTGGCGGTGCTCACCAGCCCGGATCAGTACGACCACGTTTTAGAAGCGCTGCAAGGCTCCGGTGGGGGCGTGCCGGCTGATCTGCGTCGTCAGCTCGCTCTGGAGGCGTTTCAGCACACCGCTGCCTATGACACGGCGATCAGCACCTGGATGGGGGCTCAGGTGGAGACCGATGCCGCTCCTTGGCTGGATGCCGTGCCCCTTCGCCAGACCTTGCGCTACGGCGAGAACCCTCACCAGCAAGCCCGTTGGTACAGCCAGCCCAAGCAGGGTTGGGGCGGGGCGCTTCAGCTCCAAGGCAAGGAGTTGAGCACCAACAATCTGCTCGACCTCGAGGCGGCACTGGCCACGGTGCGGGAATTTGGTTTCGGCGTGGATGGTCGCCACCCTGCTCAGCAACCAGCGGCTGTGGTGGTGAAGCACACCAACCCTTGCGGTGTGGCCGTGGGTGATGGTGTGGCCCACGCGCTCACCAGGGCCCTCGATGCTGACCGGGTCAGCGCGTTTGGCGGCATCGTGGCCATCAATGGGGAGGTGGATGCGGCCGCGGCCCGGGAACTCACCAGCCTGTTCCTGGAGTGCGTGGTGGCTCCGGGATTCACGGCCGAAGCCCGCGAACTGCTGGCTGCTAAGGCCAATCTGCGCTTACTGGAACTCGCTCCGGCTGCGATTGACGCTGCAGGCCACAACCACGTGCGCAGCATCCTCGGCGGTGTGCTGGTTCAGGACCTCGATGATCAGCCCATTGATCCCACCAGCTGGACTGTTGCCACCCAGCGCCCTCCGACGGATCAGGAACGCGCTGACTTGCAATTCGCCTGGCAACTGGTGCGCCATGTGCGTTCCAACGCCATCGTGGTGGCCAAGGGTGGCCAGAGCTTGGGCGTTGGCGCTGGGCAGATGAACCGTGTGGGCTCGGCCCGCCTGGCTCTCGAGGCGGCTGGCGATCAGGTCAAAGGGGCTGTGCTGGCCAGTGATGGCTTTTTCCCGTTTGACGACACGGTGCGTTTGGCGGCCAGCCATGGCATCACCGCTGTGATTCACCCCGGCGGCAGCATGCGCGATGCCGATTCGATCAAGGCCTGTGATGAGCTCGGCCTGGCGATGCTGCTCACCGGTCGCCGTCATTTTCTGCACTGA
- a CDS encoding photosystem II reaction center protein K, translating to MAATTLDLLAQLPEAYQAFGPLVDILPIIPVFFLLLAFVWQASVGFR from the coding sequence ATGGCCGCCACCACACTCGATCTTCTGGCCCAACTGCCCGAGGCTTATCAAGCCTTCGGTCCGCTTGTCGACATCCTGCCGATCATTCCTGTCTTCTTCCTGCTTCTCGCCTTCGTTTGGCAGGCATCCGTCGGCTTCCGCTGA
- the cobS gene encoding adenosylcobinamide-GDP ribazoletransferase has translation MAVAPSWLRDLAGAWVFYSVLPAWPRLQPGFQRIARFAPWIGLVIAALQIAVWLLLQGLGWPLLATVPVLIALEAWVTGGLHLDGVMDTADGLAAGASRRLEAMEDSRVGASGVQALAFVLLLQMGALFCLAERVPMGMPWVLAAVGFLSRCSPLWAVVRFPYLKQDGTAGFHREGARGWREARPSLLVIVVTLTVVVAVGQGVLLGVMLLVGLASGLVVAEVLGRRLGGHTGDSYGACVVWTATLMLVLLALLQPLAVSLAR, from the coding sequence ATGGCCGTCGCCCCGTCCTGGTTGCGCGATCTCGCCGGAGCTTGGGTGTTTTATTCCGTGTTGCCGGCTTGGCCGCGGCTTCAGCCAGGATTTCAGCGCATCGCTCGCTTTGCGCCCTGGATTGGTCTGGTGATCGCCGCGTTGCAGATCGCTGTTTGGCTGTTGCTCCAGGGCCTGGGGTGGCCCCTGCTGGCCACGGTGCCGGTGTTGATCGCCCTGGAGGCCTGGGTCACCGGGGGATTGCATCTCGATGGTGTGATGGACACCGCTGATGGCCTTGCAGCCGGAGCCTCCCGCCGACTGGAAGCCATGGAGGACAGCCGTGTCGGGGCCAGTGGTGTGCAGGCATTGGCTTTCGTGCTGCTGCTGCAAATGGGTGCGTTGTTTTGCCTGGCAGAGCGAGTCCCGATGGGGATGCCTTGGGTGTTGGCCGCGGTGGGCTTTTTGAGCCGTTGCTCTCCTCTCTGGGCTGTGGTCCGTTTTCCCTATCTAAAACAAGATGGAACGGCTGGATTTCACCGGGAGGGAGCACGGGGCTGGCGGGAGGCTCGGCCTTCGTTGCTGGTGATTGTGGTGACCCTGACGGTGGTAGTCGCCGTCGGTCAGGGGGTCTTGTTGGGCGTGATGCTCCTGGTTGGCCTGGCCTCCGGTCTTGTCGTCGCTGAGGTGCTTGGACGCCGCTTGGGTGGGCACACCGGTGACAGCTACGGGGCTTGCGTGGTCTGGACCGCAACCCTCATGTTGGTGTTGCTGGCGCTGCTGCAGCCTCTGGCTGTGTCGTTGGCAAGGTGA
- a CDS encoding DUF3155 domain-containing protein encodes MSKKRKRISRRRLAGQRVLAHVPTYHLETGEHKPVTAARRYLAEGCITPPALLRVRRNEHTTDHFFWGEKGLFSAQYAEENHFLFPSLRSIVDNVGEEVIFEGLELASDDWEEMEEYEYAFV; translated from the coding sequence ATGTCAAAGAAGCGCAAGCGGATCAGCCGCCGCCGTTTGGCGGGACAGCGGGTCCTCGCCCATGTGCCCACCTACCATCTCGAAACTGGTGAACACAAGCCGGTGACGGCAGCGCGTCGCTATTTGGCAGAAGGCTGCATCACCCCACCAGCCTTGCTGCGTGTGCGTCGCAATGAGCACACCACTGATCATTTCTTCTGGGGCGAAAAGGGCCTGTTCAGCGCCCAATACGCCGAGGAAAATCATTTCCTCTTCCCTTCCCTGCGCTCCATCGTTGACAACGTCGGCGAAGAGGTGATTTTCGAAGGCCTGGAGCTGGCCTCCGACGATTGGGAGGAAATGGAAGAGTACGAATACGCGTTCGTCTGA
- a CDS encoding WecB/TagA/CpsF family glycosyltransferase translates to MDVLSTDPCDQRRYRVLGVGVDACRDVTAAAIGLHARGGGQIVTLNAEMTMTARANPQLGEAIAAADLVIPDGAGVVWALSRQGVKVRRSPGIELARDLLSYAESHGWTVALIGAAPEVMERLRQRLAKELPALRLTMTEHGYQFAEAWPGIEAQLHAQKPDLVLLALGVPRQETWALRVRQGQPGLWMGVGGSFDVWAGVKERAPQWMSRFQVEWLYRLVQEPSRWRRMLSLPAFAWAVLRRG, encoded by the coding sequence ATGGACGTCCTCAGTACCGATCCGTGTGATCAACGGCGTTATCGGGTGCTGGGGGTCGGTGTTGATGCCTGCAGGGATGTGACGGCTGCGGCCATTGGCCTGCATGCGCGGGGAGGCGGCCAGATCGTCACGCTCAATGCGGAAATGACGATGACGGCACGAGCCAATCCGCAGTTGGGCGAGGCGATTGCCGCCGCTGACTTGGTGATCCCCGATGGGGCGGGTGTGGTCTGGGCCTTGTCACGCCAAGGGGTGAAGGTGCGACGCAGCCCCGGCATTGAGTTGGCTCGTGATCTACTCAGCTACGCCGAAAGTCATGGTTGGACGGTGGCGCTGATCGGTGCAGCACCCGAAGTGATGGAGCGTTTGCGTCAGCGGCTGGCCAAGGAGCTTCCTGCCCTGCGCCTGACGATGACGGAGCACGGTTATCAGTTTGCTGAAGCCTGGCCAGGGATCGAAGCACAGTTGCATGCTCAGAAGCCCGACTTGGTGCTGCTGGCCCTGGGTGTGCCACGCCAGGAGACCTGGGCTCTGCGCGTCCGTCAGGGGCAGCCTGGGCTCTGGATGGGTGTGGGTGGAAGCTTTGATGTTTGGGCTGGTGTAAAAGAGAGGGCTCCCCAGTGGATGAGTCGTTTCCAGGTGGAATGGCTCTACCGATTGGTGCAGGAGCCCAGCCGTTGGCGTCGGATGTTGTCGCTGCCAGCGTTCGCTTGGGCGGTGCTCCGCCGCGGCTAG
- the tgt gene encoding tRNA guanosine(34) transglycosylase Tgt, with protein MFRFQIDAHCSHTQARCGCFHTPHGPVTTPRFMPVGTLGTVKGVTTEQLAQTGAQMVLSNTYHLHLQPGEQVVADAGGLHRFMGWDGPMLTDSGGFQVFSLGDLNRIDDHGVDFRNPRDGSRILLTPEKSMEIQMALGADVAMAFDQCPPYPATENDVEEACRRTHAWLARCADAHTKSDQALFGIVQGGCYPHLRDLSARTTADFDLPGIAIGGVSVGEPVEEMHRIVRQVTPLLPSDRPRYLMGIGTLREMAVAVANGIDLFDCVLPTRLGRHGTALVGGERWNLRNARFRHDHTPLDPSCSCVACKGHTRAYLHHLIRSEELLGLTLLSLHNLTHLIRFTTAMRQAIQDGCFSEDFAPWDPESPAHHTW; from the coding sequence GTGTTCCGTTTTCAGATCGACGCCCACTGCAGCCACACCCAAGCGCGCTGTGGCTGCTTTCACACACCCCATGGTCCGGTGACCACGCCGCGATTCATGCCCGTGGGCACCCTCGGCACCGTCAAAGGGGTGACCACTGAACAATTGGCGCAGACAGGCGCCCAGATGGTGCTCTCGAACACCTATCACCTGCATTTGCAACCGGGTGAGCAGGTGGTGGCTGATGCCGGTGGCCTGCATCGATTTATGGGCTGGGACGGCCCGATGCTGACCGACTCTGGCGGCTTCCAGGTGTTCAGCCTGGGGGACCTCAATCGCATCGACGACCACGGCGTGGATTTCCGTAACCCCCGGGACGGCAGTCGCATCCTGCTGACGCCGGAGAAATCGATGGAGATCCAAATGGCCCTTGGGGCCGATGTGGCCATGGCCTTTGACCAGTGCCCTCCCTATCCAGCCACGGAAAACGACGTCGAAGAGGCCTGCCGGCGGACCCACGCCTGGCTCGCCCGATGTGCCGACGCCCACACCAAATCGGATCAAGCTCTGTTTGGCATCGTTCAAGGTGGCTGCTACCCCCATCTCCGCGACCTGAGCGCACGCACGACCGCGGATTTCGACCTGCCTGGCATCGCCATTGGCGGCGTGAGCGTGGGCGAACCCGTGGAGGAGATGCACCGCATCGTTCGCCAGGTGACCCCGTTGCTCCCCAGTGATCGCCCCCGCTACCTCATGGGGATTGGGACGCTGCGGGAGATGGCCGTGGCTGTCGCGAACGGCATCGACCTCTTCGACTGTGTGCTGCCAACACGCCTCGGACGGCATGGCACCGCCCTTGTGGGAGGCGAACGCTGGAATCTGCGCAATGCCCGCTTCCGCCACGACCACACGCCCTTGGATCCCAGCTGCAGCTGCGTGGCCTGTAAAGGCCACACCAGGGCGTATTTGCATCACCTGATCCGCAGTGAAGAACTGCTGGGACTGACGCTGCTCAGCCTGCACAACCTCACCCATCTGATCCGCTTCACCACCGCCATGCGGCAAGCGATTCAAGACGGCTGTTTTTCAGAGGATTTCGCTCCCTGGGATCCGGAGTCGCCGGCCCATCACACGTGGTAG
- a CDS encoding sensor histidine kinase KdpD yields the protein MQLTERFLQLVRQQLESLGTAGCLTHVVLYAAQGQHDEAASLVMVDQWPDTAPPLPAAQADPTLRTPCPERRWYPLREGNVLLGALRAERQSDHRWSQDLDQRLQASASAMAQCLSLDLERTRLLEQLEQQRLQLNLMVHQLRNPLAALRTYAQLLLRRLGPDSDHRALVENLLQEQGQLDRYVNALDRIGHPTNRLISDTSTPLLLPPVLPDQPPITLQELLTPLAERAAATAALQGRAWHGPDQWPTWMQQPRPAADAVVAEILANLMENAFRYSPSGAPLGLLLFDQGLCLWDGGPPIPVEERERIFERGVRGTSSQDRSGSGLGLALGRQLAEERGGTLALANRPADLDPALPDQGNAFVITLPTTQPEAAAAPATPT from the coding sequence ATGCAGCTGACGGAACGTTTTCTGCAACTGGTGCGTCAACAGCTCGAAAGCCTCGGCACAGCGGGCTGTCTGACCCATGTCGTGCTGTACGCAGCCCAGGGACAACACGATGAAGCCGCCAGCCTTGTGATGGTGGACCAATGGCCCGATACCGCCCCGCCGCTACCGGCTGCCCAAGCAGACCCCACACTCCGGACTCCCTGCCCGGAACGTCGTTGGTACCCCCTGCGGGAAGGCAACGTCTTGCTGGGCGCCCTCCGCGCTGAACGCCAGAGCGATCACAGATGGAGTCAGGACCTCGATCAACGTCTGCAGGCCAGTGCCAGTGCAATGGCCCAGTGCCTCAGCCTTGATCTGGAGCGAACCCGGCTGCTGGAGCAACTGGAGCAGCAACGCCTTCAGCTCAATCTGATGGTGCACCAGTTGCGCAACCCGCTGGCAGCCCTCCGCACCTATGCCCAGCTCCTGCTCCGCCGCCTTGGCCCTGACAGCGACCACCGGGCTCTCGTGGAAAACCTGCTGCAGGAGCAGGGGCAACTGGATCGCTATGTCAACGCTCTCGACCGCATCGGTCATCCCACGAATCGCTTGATCAGCGACACATCCACTCCACTGTTACTGCCGCCCGTCCTTCCTGATCAGCCCCCAATCACCCTGCAAGAGCTCTTGACACCACTGGCTGAGAGAGCAGCCGCCACAGCAGCCCTGCAGGGACGGGCATGGCATGGCCCTGATCAGTGGCCAACGTGGATGCAACAACCACGGCCTGCCGCAGACGCCGTGGTGGCCGAAATTCTGGCCAACTTGATGGAGAACGCTTTTCGCTACAGCCCCTCAGGGGCTCCCCTTGGGCTGCTCTTGTTCGACCAGGGACTGTGCCTCTGGGATGGAGGCCCTCCGATTCCAGTCGAAGAACGGGAGCGAATTTTCGAACGAGGGGTCCGTGGAACGAGCAGCCAGGACCGCAGCGGCAGTGGCCTCGGACTGGCCCTGGGACGCCAACTGGCCGAAGAGCGGGGCGGGACGCTAGCCCTCGCGAATCGTCCCGCCGATCTGGATCCCGCACTTCCTGATCAGGGCAATGCGTTTGTGATCACCTTGCCAACGACACAGCCAGAGGCTGCAGCAGCGCCAGCAACACCAACATGA
- a CDS encoding alpha/beta hydrolase → MPSAAPAPLRLQPDADPRGRLVLLHGWGADADDLLMLGETLAKRTQLPLELVALPAPEPHPQGVGRQWYGLFPADWDTVPSAEAALRSRLTALEDEGVALNRTVVLGFSQGAAMALSTGCDLPLAGLIACSGYPHPHWSAPAERPPVLLIHGRQDEVVPCSAAEEIQRRLSSGRADVSLTTFDGGHTIPESVFSVISKALNTWLEQAGREG, encoded by the coding sequence ATGCCTTCAGCCGCTCCAGCCCCTCTTCGCCTTCAGCCCGACGCAGACCCTCGGGGGCGCCTGGTGCTGCTGCATGGCTGGGGTGCGGATGCTGATGATCTGTTGATGCTGGGCGAGACCTTGGCCAAGCGAACGCAGCTCCCCCTGGAGTTGGTGGCCTTACCGGCACCGGAGCCTCATCCACAGGGCGTGGGACGTCAGTGGTATGGCCTCTTCCCAGCCGACTGGGATACCGTCCCCAGCGCCGAGGCTGCCTTACGCAGCCGGCTGACGGCACTGGAGGATGAGGGAGTTGCCCTGAACCGCACTGTGGTGCTGGGGTTCTCCCAAGGAGCCGCCATGGCCCTGTCCACCGGCTGCGACTTACCCCTTGCCGGTCTGATCGCCTGCAGCGGCTACCCCCATCCCCACTGGAGCGCACCGGCAGAACGGCCTCCGGTGCTACTGATCCACGGCCGCCAAGACGAGGTGGTGCCTTGCAGTGCCGCCGAAGAAATCCAACGTCGCCTATCCAGCGGACGTGCGGACGTGAGCCTTACAACCTTCGACGGCGGCCACACGATTCCAGAGAGCGTGTTTTCCGTCATCAGCAAAGCCCTCAACACCTGGCTTGAACAAGCCGGGCGTGAGGGCTGA
- a CDS encoding glycoside hydrolase family 15 protein translates to MVLTQPSPTDARSDQEQQDLLLQLDDAIARVVLSRQHPITGLLPASTAHTVHGNYGDAWVRDCVYSIQCVWGLALAHRRHFGQTTPRSWELEQRVLALMRGLLNAMMRQAHKVERFKTTFHPLDALHAKYDTASGDTVVPDNGWGHLQLDATSLFLLQLAQLTRGGLTVVSSRHEADFVQNLVYYVARAYRIPDYGIWERGDKGNHGLPERNASSIGMAKAALEALEDLDLFGAHGNGSMRVVIPQGSLVRLRRALQGLLPRESASKEADSACLSVVGYPAWAVEDPQLVARTLERVRRELGGPYGYKRFLRDGHQTVVEDVSRLHYERDELATFEGIESEWPLFLAYELLTACCEERWNDARHWQERLKPLAVEQNGEQLYPELYVVPQEALEAERDQPGSQQRHANDNVPLLWTQSLSWLGEMLLSGLLLPEDLDPCGRRLPAMPGADQVLVALVPANAQQAQVMRDRGIPVTDPETGRVRVQPSACLRQRLRPLGANGGLGLSGYPPIRMESAVTARFYRHGEHQLAFPPAVLEDDTFYLADDPSQLVETVLNELHLLQRHWRGAGAPLLLIPIPEAVFERAPDTVMALAEQLNHGLIDGIDVQCAPLDELAQQGQWVDLPEAPANPAVDGKSAEADIDPTRLLRDSTDLADLTAAQEQELDDISVSELCQRLWTSASLREQAEVLELLQRRLGGQPRLEGPGSTTIGLRVLAEEIYRRGLQQQDWNVVRRCAGVLGLVHPQLEDALIDLLARQKTVVVGRNYTTDSSLSQPLGSGSIASLIRRTCGSDARESSLQQELLLALDGLARRQPQLLKGTLTLQLGQLLLLLTSELAAERRCSQDEAFEALCCEPPHTLGLRLRTVLADLEHARASLQRHEQLHLSGSVQWTVPAPLDEQPSGGDWLQHRIRLGSLQRVPKDFHAGIWSLLQHCRGLVIGDKLERRNRLTSALLLEKTPGERNFATQVEHLLGRINAPEYRQLCSECLLSLMAFTAANPDVQFDDDIALDVVIGHAVRVGWGLTHPDQDPACYGDHKAAAWDRFYRSSPAQCRQWQIVALRELAEQEGLV, encoded by the coding sequence ATGGTTCTGACGCAACCCAGCCCTACCGATGCACGCTCAGACCAGGAGCAGCAGGACCTACTGCTGCAGTTGGATGACGCGATCGCGCGGGTGGTGCTGAGTCGCCAGCATCCGATCACCGGCCTGCTCCCCGCCAGCACGGCCCACACGGTGCATGGCAATTACGGCGATGCCTGGGTTCGCGATTGCGTTTACTCGATCCAGTGCGTCTGGGGGCTCGCCCTTGCCCACCGACGGCATTTCGGCCAAACCACACCCCGCTCCTGGGAACTGGAGCAGCGCGTCCTGGCCCTGATGCGTGGATTGCTCAACGCAATGATGCGCCAGGCCCACAAGGTGGAGCGGTTCAAAACCACGTTCCATCCCCTCGACGCACTCCACGCCAAATACGACACGGCGAGCGGGGACACGGTGGTGCCCGACAACGGCTGGGGCCATCTCCAGCTGGATGCGACCTCATTGTTTTTGCTGCAGCTGGCCCAGCTCACCCGCGGTGGGCTGACGGTGGTGAGCAGCCGCCACGAAGCCGATTTCGTGCAGAACCTCGTGTATTACGTGGCCCGGGCGTATCGCATTCCCGATTACGGCATCTGGGAGCGCGGCGACAAAGGCAACCACGGCCTCCCAGAGCGCAATGCCAGCTCTATCGGCATGGCCAAAGCCGCTCTGGAAGCACTGGAAGACCTCGATCTGTTTGGCGCTCACGGGAACGGCAGTATGCGCGTTGTGATTCCCCAGGGATCCCTCGTGCGCCTGCGTCGCGCCCTGCAGGGACTGCTGCCCCGGGAGTCAGCCAGCAAGGAAGCCGATAGTGCCTGTCTGTCGGTCGTCGGCTATCCCGCCTGGGCCGTTGAGGATCCCCAGCTGGTCGCCCGCACCCTTGAACGGGTTCGCCGCGAACTCGGCGGACCCTATGGCTACAAACGTTTCCTCCGTGACGGCCACCAGACCGTGGTGGAAGACGTCAGCCGGCTGCATTACGAACGGGATGAGCTAGCCACCTTCGAGGGAATCGAATCGGAATGGCCCCTGTTTCTGGCCTACGAACTGCTCACCGCCTGCTGCGAGGAACGCTGGAACGACGCCCGCCATTGGCAGGAACGGCTGAAACCACTGGCGGTAGAGCAAAACGGTGAGCAGCTGTATCCAGAGCTCTATGTGGTGCCGCAAGAGGCCCTGGAAGCGGAACGCGACCAGCCGGGAAGCCAGCAACGCCATGCCAACGACAATGTGCCGCTGCTCTGGACCCAGAGCCTCTCCTGGTTGGGGGAGATGCTCCTGAGCGGTCTGCTTCTGCCAGAGGACCTGGACCCCTGCGGTCGGCGCTTGCCGGCCATGCCAGGCGCCGATCAGGTGCTGGTGGCCCTGGTGCCAGCCAATGCGCAGCAGGCTCAGGTGATGCGGGATCGGGGCATCCCCGTCACCGATCCGGAGACCGGGAGGGTGCGCGTTCAACCATCCGCCTGCCTCAGGCAGCGGCTACGCCCCTTGGGCGCCAATGGGGGGCTTGGCCTGAGCGGATATCCACCGATCCGGATGGAATCGGCGGTCACCGCCCGCTTCTATCGCCATGGCGAGCACCAGCTGGCCTTCCCTCCGGCCGTGCTGGAAGACGACACCTTCTATCTCGCGGATGACCCGAGCCAGTTGGTGGAGACCGTGCTCAATGAATTGCACCTCCTGCAGCGCCACTGGCGTGGAGCCGGCGCTCCGTTGCTGCTGATTCCCATCCCGGAAGCGGTCTTTGAGCGGGCACCCGACACAGTGATGGCCCTCGCCGAGCAACTGAATCACGGGCTCATCGATGGCATTGACGTGCAGTGCGCACCACTCGATGAACTCGCCCAGCAAGGCCAATGGGTGGACCTTCCTGAAGCGCCTGCAAACCCCGCAGTCGACGGCAAGAGCGCTGAGGCCGACATTGATCCAACCCGCCTGCTGCGGGACTCCACCGATCTCGCGGATCTGACAGCAGCCCAGGAACAGGAACTCGACGACATCTCCGTCAGCGAACTGTGTCAACGGCTCTGGACCAGTGCGTCATTGCGGGAGCAAGCCGAAGTGCTGGAACTGCTGCAACGTCGCCTCGGGGGGCAGCCTCGACTGGAGGGACCTGGCAGCACCACGATCGGCCTACGGGTGCTGGCGGAGGAGATCTATCGCCGCGGCCTTCAGCAACAGGACTGGAATGTGGTGCGCCGGTGCGCCGGCGTGCTGGGCCTGGTGCACCCTCAGCTGGAAGATGCGCTGATCGACCTGCTGGCGCGCCAGAAGACCGTGGTGGTGGGCCGCAACTACACCACCGACTCCAGCCTCAGCCAGCCTTTGGGCAGCGGCTCGATCGCCTCTCTGATCCGCCGAACCTGCGGCTCCGATGCCCGCGAAAGCAGTCTCCAGCAAGAGCTGCTGTTGGCCCTCGATGGCCTGGCCAGACGACAGCCCCAGCTGCTCAAAGGCACCCTCACCCTCCAGCTCGGGCAACTGCTGCTGCTGCTCACCTCCGAACTGGCAGCAGAGCGTCGCTGCAGCCAGGACGAAGCCTTCGAAGCACTCTGCTGCGAACCACCCCACACCCTCGGCCTGCGCCTACGGACCGTGCTCGCCGACCTGGAACACGCCAGAGCCTCCCTTCAACGTCATGAGCAACTGCACCTGAGCGGCTCAGTGCAGTGGACGGTGCCAGCGCCTCTCGATGAGCAACCCAGCGGGGGCGACTGGCTCCAGCACCGCATCCGCCTCGGGTCCCTACAACGGGTCCCCAAGGACTTCCACGCCGGCATCTGGTCTCTGCTTCAGCACTGCCGCGGCCTGGTGATCGGCGACAAGCTGGAACGGCGCAACCGCCTGACCAGCGCACTGTTGCTGGAGAAAACACCGGGTGAACGCAACTTTGCGACGCAGGTTGAGCACTTGCTCGGCCGGATCAATGCACCGGAATACCGTCAGCTCTGCAGCGAGTGCCTGCTGTCACTGATGGCCTTCACAGCAGCCAACCCTGACGTGCAGTTCGACGACGACATTGCCCTGGATGTGGTGATTGGCCACGCCGTGCGGGTCGGCTGGGGGCTCACCCACCCGGATCAGGATCCCGCTTGCTACGGCGACCACAAGGCGGCGGCCTGGGATCGGTTCTATCGCTCTTCACCAGCCCAATGCCGCCAATGGCAAATCGTCGCGCTGCGGGAACTGGCGGAACAGGAAGGACTGGTCTGA
- a CDS encoding Gfo/Idh/MocA family protein has translation MTDPMVPVKVGVIGIGNMGWHHARVLSLLKDADLVGVADPDPERGQLATEQFDCRWFADYRDMLAEVEAVCIAVPTLLHHPVGLACLDAGLHVLIEKPIAASQEEASSLIAAANRNGRLLQVGHIERFNPAFRELTKVVANEEVVVLEARRHSPHADRANDVSVVLDLMIHDLDLVLELAQAPVVSLAAAGGRTADGPIDYVNATLGFANGVVASLTASKMSHRKIRSLSAHCRSSLVETDFLNHNLHIHRRAHEWYSADHGELLYRNDGFIEEVSTTSIEPLYAELEHFLQCVRGRETPAVDGLQASRALKLADLIEHAVEHPGIGVPLNDPI, from the coding sequence ATGACCGATCCAATGGTGCCGGTGAAGGTGGGTGTGATTGGCATCGGCAACATGGGCTGGCATCACGCCAGGGTGCTGAGCCTGCTGAAAGATGCGGATCTGGTGGGAGTCGCTGATCCTGATCCTGAACGGGGGCAATTGGCCACCGAGCAATTTGATTGCCGTTGGTTTGCCGATTACCGGGACATGCTCGCGGAGGTCGAGGCGGTGTGCATTGCGGTGCCGACCCTGTTGCACCACCCCGTTGGTCTGGCCTGCCTGGATGCTGGCCTGCATGTGCTGATTGAAAAGCCGATCGCTGCCAGCCAGGAAGAGGCTTCATCCCTGATTGCCGCCGCAAACCGTAACGGCCGCTTGCTGCAGGTGGGCCATATCGAACGCTTCAATCCAGCCTTCAGAGAGCTCACCAAAGTGGTGGCCAACGAAGAAGTTGTGGTGCTGGAAGCTCGCCGCCACAGCCCCCATGCCGATCGCGCCAACGATGTGTCGGTGGTGCTCGATCTGATGATCCACGACCTCGACCTGGTGCTTGAGCTGGCTCAGGCGCCGGTGGTGAGCCTGGCGGCTGCCGGCGGTCGCACGGCTGATGGTCCGATCGACTACGTCAACGCCACGCTTGGGTTTGCCAACGGTGTGGTGGCCAGCCTCACCGCGAGCAAGATGAGCCACCGCAAGATCCGCAGTCTCAGTGCCCACTGCCGATCCAGCCTTGTCGAGACCGATTTCCTCAACCACAACCTGCATATTCATCGCAGGGCGCATGAGTGGTATTCCGCTGACCATGGTGAGTTGCTGTATCGCAACGACGGCTTCATCGAGGAAGTGAGCACCACTTCGATCGAGCCCCTCTATGCCGAGCTCGAGCATTTTCTGCAGTGTGTGCGGGGTCGTGAAACCCCGGCAGTGGACGGCCTGCAAGCCTCCCGGGCTCTCAAGCTGGCTGATTTGATCGAGCACGCCGTTGAGCACCCTGGGATCGGAGTGCCTCTCAACGATCCGATCTGA